From Aricia agestis chromosome 1, ilAriAges1.1, whole genome shotgun sequence:
accattttgtattaaaaaatattgtagttgtaataaaaatgtattgagtttgGTGCAAATGTCCAACACCAATAACATTTACATAATGGCCTGCTAAATACTGAATCATTATAACTGGACCGCGCTGCAACCAAAAATATCctgtaagtaaaaagttatgatggaatgaaaaagttttctaccattttattccataaaatagtGTTAATGTGATCCATTGCACTTTTTAACTACTCAATCTTTGTTATGTCATGCCACTTGGCATTTTCTATTAGGTTTTCACTGAAATAGAtgaatatcaatatcaatattttcactcaaaaaataatttttcatatagttataactttttactgacagcttatttttaatttgtaccaCCAGAATACCTGCTACTCCCATGTTTATGTTTTGTTTcaggagacaaaaaaaattgagacatcaaagaattttaaaactgttataGCTCCCTTGTGTAAGAATTTATTGCACTTATGTTTAGCTGGATCAAACAAAggtatcataatttttttatgtttaagctTTTAGCAAAAGATTttctacattttatattttccatGTTACTACAGTAGACCTGTGTTAATCCGACAAATGTTTTGCACAGCCGTGTCAGATTAGCAGATTTGTCGAATAATAGAGTACTCTATACATTTTTCCACCTTACAATACCTTAAATTCATAAAGTTAAGGTTTTATCTGAACTACAAATCATTTTCCTTAAGCTAGGTACTTGTCAGCAAGCGGTAACTGTAACCATTGTATgcattgtaacaaaaaaaatgcgTACCTTGACAAAGATTGGGCAAAAGAATGTTTATGTACCTAAATTAACCAGTAAAAGGCATGTCGGATTACAAGGGGCGCTGGATTAGCCAGGGGCCAGATTAGGTGAACTTAATCCCTAGTCATAATAAGGGCAACTTTTTTCAGGAAAAGCATACATAAAATGTGAAAAGATTACAGATGCCTGTCTCTACATTCTAAATGATAAAAGATTAGCAAATGCTATAGGCGATGCTTATCTAACTCTTCTTTCTAAATTTGTGCTTCCTGTTGATTATTATATTGGTTGCATCTCTTCAGCTACTTGGGAAGGTAAGTTCAAAAGTATTGTTGATAAAGGAATTATTCTAACTCAAATGCACACTTAACCACAGAagtcataaatatttaaagtttctGCAAAAGTATCGGATTTTGGATTTTTTTAGGGTTTTAATCGggatactattattatatacttactgcataaataaatttagctaatataatattttttttttgtatcttcAAGTAGCACAATACTTTTTTTGGATTttctatataattttttatttatttattttattttagaaattttaGAAGTGTCCTTATCAGCCTGTCTTTCGAATAAGTCAGAATTGGATGACTTTGTAAAGATGCGCCTTGTACTGTATATTGTAAAAAGTGCATCAAACAATTGCCAGTTCACTGTGCCACTGAGGGACTCCTTGCCAAAGTTTATGgagtattttatgaaaatatcaaatgaTAAGAAAGTGCAAGATTTCATCATGGAGACCATCATTGTATTAATTGAAgtggtaatatatttttataacaataccAGCATATGctgcaaacattgttttgccatgtaCCAATCTTCCAATTCTTCCAAAAGCGCTCTAAGCTTTTTaagaaatacataaaatatgtataatagttTTGTGTCAACATTCATAGctctatgtaacataatattacataatgttTTTCAGGTAGCACCTGACAGTCACCTGACCATGTGCGAGTTTACCAAGAAAAATTTACCTatgatttttaagttttatttaccATCGATGGAACAGAAGAAAAAGGTACTTTGCCTATTAAAGCCGCATATCTACTAGGCAACATATTTTGGTGCGTAAGTCGCAAGACGTGCCGCTCAACATGTTTAGCAACATTGCACAAAAATGCGCATTATACGAGTATTATGACACGTGGCTTGTTTGTTTTCGTACAACACGCAGCTTTATGagcatcaaaataataatattatgttgtcgaGTGTCGCCTAGTAGATACGAGATTTAATCATTGTGTTTTTgcttaattttacttttttagggttccgttgtcATTTAGTCAACAATGAACCCTTAATATAGTTtcggtccgtccgtctgtctgtctatacgacctacaaagctgtaatttagcatgaatgtacataatattaatgatgccgacaaaatggtacatgaaatcttaaaaaaatatttttttttatggtaccttccctacacgtCAAGCAGGGAAGAATTTTTTCTTCGCGTCCACCTCATCGTGTGCGGTGTCGTtagataggtttttaaaaatattatgagtattcatagatcattttccgatttagggatccgtttgtgaaatattaagtttgaaagtggaaaaaatcgttaggaGTCCAGTGtacccttctaccagctaaacggttacttctggaaatgtggtaaaattcacgggagtaggaaatatactgaatttaaaaggaaaactatcacggctaagaagatatcataagtaattgagtaacagtcgatcaactaaaaaaatgtattcagtgaagtataaaggaacttttcgttcaaattcctttgaaagtaactaaGATGATGTTgtaagtagtgtaaaacacgttaaaaTGTACTTACATTCATTGACGGGAttgaccataaaaaaaaaaaaaaaactagggtACTACTAGGGAACCCTATAAGGCGCGTGGCCCGGCACGCACTtgttacttataaaattaattttattttcagacaCTTTTGTTTACAATCTTAAAGATGTCAATGAAGCTGCTTTATCCTATCACAGAAGATGAAAATCTGGAAAATAATACTAATGGCACTGATATACTAAAAAGGCATTTAAACAGTATTTTAGAAATTTCGTGCTTAGAGATAGAATATactaaaaaaaacagaaaaacgaATGAAGTGACTGAGTATAATGATTTTCCTTTTGTTGCAGCAGCAGCATTTTATCAGGTACTATTTCTCTaatctaaataattttaattatgagGGCGAGCATCGTAAAATCTACGACGCTGCCGAACGCATCGTAGAAAGaacaaggggcatttttgtatgggacccatacccaagctgtagcacatccagacatattatatcaaatgaaagggcttgaaaaggtgtacatttttttgtatgaCATAAAACCTCTATACCATGGGAGGAAAAAgttaacaaaagtaaaaaacaccctgtattattacATCAATTTtaagtgttgctggtaaggaatcaaTTCTGGAAATCCAGGggaaatccaggaaaggttagatttttaaggttttattgttttcccatacatttctttaaaatatgaaacaatatactaaaatacaacactttcctcaagttttgtcatatacgattactttccagaattgattccttaccagcaagtagcaacactataaattgatgcaataatacaggctgttttttttgtgatttttatttatcttctacccttattaacttttttctcccatggtttagagatttttcgtcataaaataaaatgttaaactttttaagccctttcatttggtatATGTCTCAACACGTGacacgtggaagagccatgcttcggcacgaatgggccggctcgaccggagaaataccacgttctcacagaaaactggcgtgaaacagcgcttgtgctgtgtttcgccgagtgagtgagtttaccggaggcccaatcccctaccctattcccttccctaccctcccctattcccttcccttcccatccctaccctcccctattacctcttaaaaggacggcaacgcacctgcagctcttctgatgctgcgagtgtccatggtcgacggaagttgctttccatcaggtgacccgtatgctcgtttgcccccttgtttcataaaaaaaaaaacatgctaCATTGGTGGGTACGAAATGCTCCTTCCTTCTTTCCGATGCGACAGCGCCCAtgtcgggggggagtgatgtggcggtacccacaattcgcctaacattcctgcatcgcgctatcgaagtttcggagaacggcaagatatatacaacgtctgaaatgacgtcagtgggcttcggcctgaccgagcatgctatctcgctcggtcggaagatcttccttttcggccgccactaacaacgttaaaataatattatttcaattatccttggtgcgaaaaatctaaataataaaataacaaaaaaaggatatggacgaacagtccatagacggccccaatttaataataaaaaaaaaaccaaggtCCAAAGACTCTTAGAAAGATCCATAGAATATACAGTTTTATTCGTAAGTGGGTAATGTATTTTACTCTAAAGAGACTTATGACCTTTTATTAATACACACAAAAAATATTGCAGGTTTTTAAAATGACAAACCCAAATGAAGATGTATGTGAGAATACCGCAAAGAAGTCACGAGTTACTTTCAATAAACATAAAACGTTTGAAGATTTAGTACAGGAACTCAAATTTAATCCACACCCATGGTAAGAAAATGATTATTGACCAAGATCACCAAATAAGTTGAGAAATTGCTTATAAAAATTTGCTTATTTTGATCAAGTTAATAAACAGTATATTAACTGCTTCAATATTGATTGGAAATATTtgtagttaaaattattaatattttattataatcattcAGCTCACTTGTTTTGCAGgatcaaaataattgaaatgtaTATACGAACCTATGGACACTCGCTTACTCAAGCGGATTACTTGTCAATTATAAAAACATCCGAACACATAATATCAAACACTCAGAAAGGTTTAGACTTTGAGGCGGCTGAACAGTTGATTCGTTTGTCTGTTGGGAAAATGAATGATACAAAATGTGACGAGGCATACGAAGCTCTATTGTCTCTTTGGAATACTTGTCTaaggtaaattatttttttaatggcttgataataagtaaaaattatttttcaagtTTATGATTGCGGACAGTCGTTTGACACGATACAATATAGTTCCGCTTTGAGGCAGGTGCTAGGTAAGACAATGTCGAAAAACAGCAGTGTCAGTTTTTGAAAACACGAGTCCACCAGGCGGCCTGATCTGCCCCCTAGCGACAAATGAAATATCGATAACcatctttaatttttataaagccGCCATTCtaccgcggcgcacgctgtgcacggccacgcgGCGCTCGGGTTTATTAGtttgactacgtgggtcaacgtttccaTTGCAGCACACGCTATGCACACGGCTACGACTATGTATAACTGTAGCGCAGTACAGTTACAATACTATGTACACGCTTCCGTATATCCCGTGTACAGCATGCGTAGCGTGGCTACGTGTGcaccatattcgagcaagctacgtgagtcaattcgtgcgtagcgtgtccatgggttgcagtggacacagtcacataattatattttctaattaCAAAGGGAAGCTTGACACACGTGCGTAGTCTCTCCGTGCGCTGCGGTAGATTAGCGGATTAAAGAACATGCAATGGAGAAAGTTTGTCAGATTTTAGTAAATTGTTatcagtgaaaaaaaaaaattatgccaTTCTTTTACGGCATTAACAACCATATTTATTGCGTTTTGTAACGGTGTCGTCGATGGCAGCTACTCTCTGAGGAAGACCAATCTTTctcttaaatttaaaataaataaaaaacaagccatattgtGTAAAATGCCCTCTAACATTTTTGAACGATCTGTATTCATTCGACGATATCGCTCTGGGCGTCACATTATTATATCTTTCTGTTACAGAAATGTAGCTGTGTCAAACACATCCAATCGTGCTGTGCATTCTATTGTCCaaagcattttaaaattaaatgtattgaAGTATCCAGTAGTTCAGCCTCTCCTGCAAATGTACTTTGAAAAGGGAATGCCCATCAGCAATAACAGTTTCAAAACATTGAATGTTTTGCTCAATAAATTCCATAACAAATGTTCCTATCTGGACATCAGGATGAAACTTCTTTCATGGATTACCACCGGAAAGATTGTCGATGTTGACAATCTTGCCATCGAAGATATTCTAATAAGACTGATCTGTATCGAGAATTTTGCCCTAAAACAAactgaaattaaaaaagataatcGAGAATCTTTTTATAACTTACTAACGACGTCTAAATGTGATATATTCGATTATAACTTAGAGGTGGCGCCCAAAAAGGACACCACAAGCAATGATCAAGACTCATATGAGGAAATGCGTtcagaaattaattttttaataatgcaGTACTTAGAAGAACTTATGTCGTCGAGCTTAGAAGAGTTTAAAGAAAAACGAATGCCTTTTAAAGAGTTTTCGAAAGTTACAAGTATAGTActagattatttaaaaataattttaaaatacaaattaaaaaaagcaGAAGGTGTAAGAACGAGCCATCTGTATACACTTCTACAAAAGTCACTAAAACTTCTATATACAAACTTAGCAGTCACACTACAGTCCGATGTGCTCATTAAAGAAAAGATTATAGCTTTAAAATGTATTCAAAGTATTCTGTCACAAGAATATGTGGAGATTCTAAGCACGGAAGTCCGTAAACACATAGGGGATGACTGCTTTCATGCTATTAGCAAAGCCATGAAAGTTGAAATATCAGAGGATGACGAAGAAATGGTATATGAAGCAGATTTGGAAGTGAACAAGCAGGGGTTGAAGCAGAGTTGTATTTACGTCCTCGCCTCCTACTGCAGGAAACGGTGCACTTACGCAGAAGAACTTCAAAAATGTATACTAGATAAAGACCTCTACGATTTTACATCACATTGGGATGTTGAGTGTGCTTTAAAGtgcataaatatattaattgaaCCACAAGTAGAGTCACGTCCCTTTGGTAATTATTACttctaattttttattataataattttaaaacattttttaaatattgatagcAGCTGatgttttcatttaaatttgcTTTTACAGATTTAATATTCTGCTTAATGCAGAACATGTGCAAGGAATTGTTTCGGAACACTAAAGCTACTTACGGCTTACTACAAATTCTATCAGGCATATTCGAAGAAATTTGGCATCTAGATAACTCTATGCTAAAGAAGAACAGTATTATTATGGTTAAAAGTTATTTGAGCAGGtgtacaaaaaagttttatcCGCCCCATGTTGCGGTATTAGTTTACGAGTGCGTTGCAAAAATTATTGATCTGAATAATAAAACTGATCTCGAATTGGACGAAGCACTCAAAGAATCTCTCGTCGACGCCATAGTCAATGGCGACACGCACACGATACGCATCTACTGCTGCCACCTGCTGAAGTTCATAGCTAAACACTACACCGAAAATGACATTGAAAACTTCGGAGAAAATCTAAAGGATATATTTGTTACTAATGTaaggttttattttgtttaactaCCAGGTAAAAAACTACTTGTGTAACTTCAGTATTTACATGCAATTAAATGTTTGTTTCAGATATCTTCAACAAACGATCTTACGATCAAAGATGAACTCACCAACAGAACGTTGACCGTTTTGTACAGTTTATAtgttttaggtgtaacaaaaaacaATTTGGTGAGTAAAATTGTTGTAACCACTCTACAGTTGCAAGTGGGGAAGATGTTGAGTAAGGATATGGTCACAACGATGTTGGACCAATTGACGCAACGTGTAACGTCGTTGAAGATAAACGAATACTTGAacacaaaaattttatacattttgtattaCTGGTTCAGTATAAAACGGAAAACTTTTGAAGATCTCCCGTACTACCTTTTTGGTTTTGTGGAATCAAAATCTTTTGTCGAAAAGCACATAAAGTGGCTCGTTCCTAGCGAAACTTTATGGCGTTGTAATGGTGATATGACGAAAAGTGCTGCTCTCAAATATATCTGTGCTCAAACAGGGAGAACAAAAGAACAAGTTGTAGAGGTAAATTAtcttgttttttgttttaagaactcttgtgctaattaaaataaataatataacacaattttaacgCATTTTTATCAGATCTGTTTCTGCAACATCATTATTTTGTGCCTGCCGTATGTTGTCGTTAATAAGTACAAATTGGAAAACGAAACGCATATGATGTTGGGTTCGGAAGCAGCCAATAAGCTGTTTCAAGCGACGAGGCTGCTGCTAAACAATGAAAAGTGGAGCAATTTGTTTGTGGAAAATTTGGGTGAACTGCTGCGTCTCACTGCGGCGCACACGCACACGCGCACGCAAACAAATACGTACACATTCTCTAAAGGCGTATACAAAGCTATACTGAGCTATTTTGGAGTAAGTTTTTgtgataaaatatgaatattagaTAAGCATAACTTGTGTATGTTGTTCTCAATGTTTTTTTTGCCTAATTAATTTGTCTTAAACTGCGAAATTATGGCAAACTGAATTATACGAGTATATTAGTTTGAATGGCGCTTTTTTTACAGGAGCTCACCGATGGTAACATCATGCAATATCTTTGCGAAACTCAATCGCTTGTCATATTCAACATCCTATTCAAGCTTTGGGCGACAGTGGATAGCGAACTAGTGTTTGAAACGAAGACGGCATCCTTTCAAACATATTTAAACTTCGTGGACAGCATCCCACTAGGATTCGTGTCGGATGccttattgtttaattttatttgctcGAGTTTAATTCATGCCCTAAAGACTGGTAAAAACGACGACGAAATTAAGTTATTCTCCGATGGTATGATCGTAATACtgcaaaaaatatcaaatcatTCAGCCAAAGACACAGGTTTTCTGCGCAAGAGCTTAGTATCGGAGATATTATCTGCGGTATCATTTAACAACGATAGGGGCTTTAAATCCTGCGACTCGTTGGCATCTTTTGTACGGGACGACTTTCAAGAATATTTTGCGGAAAGTTTGGACGTTCCCGACAACGCCGCGTCTATTCACTACGCTTCCAAAGTAATGTTTGTCGATAAACTAAAATCATACATATCTAATTTAACGAATGCAAGCCCGGAGGTTTTGGTGAACATGGCCAGTCTCCTAAGACAAAACAGGGAGCTGGTAAAAGAGCTAACGTTGGAGTTGAACGTGAAGGGGTTTTCGGATGACTGCGGCAGAAGCCCCATACACCAGACTATAACGGCTCTGTGTAGTATGCTCAAATCATCCGCGAGCGACAAGATCATCGTCGCGGCTGGGAGCTGCCTGGCGGAAATAGGAAGCTACGATCTGAAGACACTAGTGACCATTCCACCGTTGGATACGAACAGAATTGTAACGATACACCCCAAAATGTACCTCGCCACGCAGGTGCTGTCAAGTCTGTGCGCGATCCTCCTCGACTCCGACACGCACGTCGCCAACGAGGTCGCCAAGGCCATCAACACCGTTCTGATGTTCCGCGACGGGAAAGCCTCTCTAGAATTTTGCGACTCGAAGGTGCTCCAATCGCTCTCCCCGAGCTCGTGCGAAGTTTACTCCGAGTACGAGGTAGACGTCGAGAAGTTCGAGGC
This genomic window contains:
- the LOC121740247 gene encoding serine-protein kinase ATM, translated to MSLESSIQEICTNLTSNRVMERKKSAENLKDFLTRNAVPSLLTANTFKMSGLTWNILFDDINNFIILETKKIETSKNFKTVIAPLCKNLLHLCLAGSNKGKAYIKCEKITDACLYILNDKRLANAIGDAYLTLLSKFVLPVDYYIGCISSATWEEILEVSLSACLSNKSELDDFVKMRLVLYIVKSASNNCQFTVPLRDSLPKFMEYFMKISNDKKVQDFIMETIIVLIEVVAPDSHLTMCEFTKKNLPMIFKFYLPSMEQKKKTLLFTILKMSMKLLYPITEDENLENNTNGTDILKRHLNSILEISCLEIEYTKKNRKTNEVTEYNDFPFVAAAAFYQVFKMTNPNEDVCENTAKKSRVTFNKHKTFEDLVQELKFNPHPWIKIIEMYIRTYGHSLTQADYLSIIKTSEHIISNTQKGLDFEAAEQLIRLSVGKMNDTKCDEAYEALLSLWNTCLRNVAVSNTSNRAVHSIVQSILKLNVLKYPVVQPLLQMYFEKGMPISNNSFKTLNVLLNKFHNKCSYLDIRMKLLSWITTGKIVDVDNLAIEDILIRLICIENFALKQTEIKKDNRESFYNLLTTSKCDIFDYNLEVAPKKDTTSNDQDSYEEMRSEINFLIMQYLEELMSSSLEEFKEKRMPFKEFSKVTSIVLDYLKIILKYKLKKAEGVRTSHLYTLLQKSLKLLYTNLAVTLQSDVLIKEKIIALKCIQSILSQEYVEILSTEVRKHIGDDCFHAISKAMKVEISEDDEEMVYEADLEVNKQGLKQSCIYVLASYCRKRCTYAEELQKCILDKDLYDFTSHWDVECALKCINILIEPQVESRPFDLIFCLMQNMCKELFRNTKATYGLLQILSGIFEEIWHLDNSMLKKNSIIMVKSYLSRCTKKFYPPHVAVLVYECVAKIIDLNNKTDLELDEALKESLVDAIVNGDTHTIRIYCCHLLKFIAKHYTENDIENFGENLKDIFVTNISSTNDLTIKDELTNRTLTVLYSLYVLGVTKNNLVSKIVVTTLQLQVGKMLSKDMVTTMLDQLTQRVTSLKINEYLNTKILYILYYWFSIKRKTFEDLPYYLFGFVESKSFVEKHIKWLVPSETLWRCNGDMTKSAALKYICAQTGRTKEQVVEICFCNIIILCLPYVVVNKYKLENETHMMLGSEAANKLFQATRLLLNNEKWSNLFVENLGELLRLTAAHTHTRTQTNTYTFSKGVYKAILSYFGELTDGNIMQYLCETQSLVIFNILFKLWATVDSELVFETKTASFQTYLNFVDSIPLGFVSDALLFNFICSSLIHALKTGKNDDEIKLFSDGMIVILQKISNHSAKDTGFLRKSLVSEILSAVSFNNDRGFKSCDSLASFVRDDFQEYFAESLDVPDNAASIHYASKVMFVDKLKSYISNLTNASPEVLVNMASLLRQNRELVKELTLELNVKGFSDDCGRSPIHQTITALCSMLKSSASDKIIVAAGSCLAEIGSYDLKTLVTIPPLDTNRIVTIHPKMYLATQVLSSLCAILLDSDTHVANEVAKAINTVLMFRDGKASLEFCDSKVLQSLSPSSCEVYSEYEVDVEKFEAHNSIMGSWVPTKGEDHDTWVTRVTLSLLDVVVSPANYMKALGSVCAAKPSVCCQVLPALMGQILECANEAQTRVLGEQVNHVFKYVWDVSFEESLESSDDASGSRPPSVVDHDLKTIIQSLLDVVDFVRVQKDHYPIRRRAADGNYLQLEYDRVSWAAAAADEHLAAVYYGELALAARPLEHMQAIFRKCFMAIGELDAIDGCGIAHLTGEEEKRRHLISTGQYSDSLLVHDIALSRGNMERDLQRGTVLSLHKSGMHHLALQYIKSLPENEELNNIKYECLSYLGDWSDFVDTKQLYEESKTTTGNPRTIINAMRYACLKDCLTIQPNKYDKRLSKPLDRAKLATAALCKKLNMENCQNVYKIVGNLQVLRDIEDYFSVRCEDVSIDDIIKAWSVEMLPPFHDFKHLETIISQRTLILEHAASSYPSQVAQISALQLQYAELGLSNNRIQMAQRVVAAMKHIQDSDKVTLLESQVSWAKGHQDIALSLLNSILTKQSEDMKWTAISLRQYGLWMAESKRENARDILNNYLEKSKNILNETNDVETRLKVYHDIAKFADEEYKQVVNYMKSSVFEIKVKCMEDMKDTAATLDSTQQSLSRDEKKALLRFQRLNKGFKDLDEAEIANTKAEKESFLKLAMRYYLLSLAQSEENNLTIFRVISLWFDNPTLNLEDEDSGKLGQLINAIPTWKFITVLPQLAPRLNTQRDQFSNHLKTLILRCAKEHPHHTLPILFSLKNSDKDRSTLSSGAGSEERSKCAAALVAKVGGTGPHVALVRQMERVCDAIIAFAYLVPESKSLKPQAIPRTEEIAKLRHLDAVPVPTDTIPVRKDCDYSQIHTLSAFDKFYELVGGINYPKKVSCLSSDGKKRILLIKGEDDLRQDAVMQQVFNIVNTLLEKNPITYRSKLYIRTYKVVPMSRRAGALEWVMGTRPIGAILLPAHERYRPKDMTPAVARNKLKECHEQRRPTRYKLEVFKQILKSFKPVFHHYFTEQYLTPVKWYERRLAYTKSVAASSMVGYILGLGDRHVQNILIDETTAEVVHIDLGIAFDQGKTLPTPETVPFRLTQDIVAGFGCSGVDGVFRKCCEKTLQLLRDNQETLLTILEVLLCDPLYLWTNKKASTSNAGSSCSGALSERALLGVSDKLRGAEGRAGGVAVAGHVAGLLRAASDPVNLCQLFHGWQPYL